From one Cyprinus carpio isolate SPL01 chromosome B3, ASM1834038v1, whole genome shotgun sequence genomic stretch:
- the LOC122136450 gene encoding claudin-9-like translates to MANTGLQVMGLVLGVAGWAFGILVCVAPWWRVSAFVGDELVVSQVLWEGLWMTCLSQLGRLQCKVYDSGLALSGSAQMCRTLCVLSLLLCLLALMLSVTGLKCTRCLGDAHETKARLVLVGAALFLAAAFFFLLPVCWTAYVVIRDFYDPNIAAPLKRELGPALYLGWGVTVLLLVGGALLYLGSASPGVPAVPVFGKGAKGNPPSTAESKPEKVFV, encoded by the coding sequence ATGGCAAACACGGGTCTTCAGGTGATGGGTCTGGTCCTGGGCGTGGCAGGCTGGGCGTTCGGGATCCTGGTCTGCGTCGCCCCCTGGTGGCGTGTGTCAGCGTTCGTGGGGGATGAGCTGGTGGTGTCTCAGGTGCTGTGGGAGGGGCTGTGGATGACGTGTCTGTCACAGTTGGGCCGCCTGCAGTGTAAAGTCTATGACTCCGGCCTCGCCCTCTCAGGCTCCGCCCAGATGTGCCGCACCCTGTGCGTGCTGTCGCTGCTCCTGTGTCTGCTGGCACTCATGCTCAGCGTGACCGGGCTCAAGTGCACGCGCTGCCTGGGTGACGCGCACGAGACCAAAGCTCGGCTGGTACTGGTCGGTGCAGCACTGTTCCTCGCGGCTGCGTTTTTCTTCCTTTTGCCGGTGTGTTGGACCGCGTATGTCGTGATACGCGATTTCTACGACCCAAATATCGCCGCGCCACTTAAACGTGAACTCGGACCGGCGCTCTACCTGGGATGGGGCGTGACCGTGCTGCTGCTGGTGGGCGGGGCTTTGCTGTATTTAGGCTCCGCCTCCCCTGGAGTTCCAGCCGTGCCTGTTTTCGGAAAAGGCGCCAAAGGAAACCCTCCGTCCACAGCAGAGAGCAAACCGGAGAAGGTCTTTGTGTAA